The Litoribrevibacter albus genome segment TGAATTAACTCCTGAATGTAAGGGCTGTTTTGTATTAATTCTATCGCCGGCCATAAGCTCTTTTCGCCTCGAATCAGGCGTTGGCAGATGATGGCGTTGAGGTTTCGGGATAGGTCCATCAGGACTTGATGATGGTAGGCTTCCGGAAAGAAATTGACGGCTCGATCCAGGGTTTCAATGGCATTACTGGCATGAATGGTTGCTAAGCAAAGGTGACCTGTTTCTGCAAAGGTTATGGCATTTTGCATGGTTACCTGATCCCGTATTTCTCCGATCAAAATGACATCGGGGGCGTCACGAACCGCATTCTTTAATGCCTCTGCGTAGGAGTGTGTATCTACGCCCAGTTCTCTTTGGTTCACAATGCATTTCTTGTAGCTGTGTAGATATTCGATTGGGTCTTCAATGGTGAGAATGTGACCGTGACTGCTTTCGTTCCTGTGGTTTAACATAGCTGCCAGTGTTGAAGACTTTCCGGATGCGGTGGCGCCAGCCACAAGAATCAGCCCTCGTCTTTCCTCTGCGAGCGTTTTCAGAATGCTGGGTAAGTGGAGCTCTTCTACAGTAGGGGGTTCGCTGTGTATCAGTCGGATTACTGCGGATACTTGTTTTCTCTGTTTCAGAAGGCTGACTCGAAATCGTCCAATGTCATCTACTGAGATACCAGCATTCAGCTCCAACTCTTTTTCGAAGCGCTCAATCAACTGTTCAGTCAATAACGAGTACGCCATATCCTTTACATCCTGAGCATCTAGAATGGTATCGGGATTGATTGGGCGGGTTTCATTGTTGACTCGTAACAGAACGGGGGCATTTGCAGCGAAGAAGATATCAGAAGCGTCTTTTTCAACCATGTAGGAAAGGTAGCGTGTCACGTCCATTTTTCTGTTCCCGTGCTCACTTCAGTGTCCCTTAGTTTAGAAAAAATCAGAGCGCCCAACTAAGTTGGTTTATGGGTATTTTGAATTAGCAGTGAAGGTAGGTGGGTTAGAATCGCTAAGATTTCAGTGTTTTCAACAACTTTGCTGATCGTTGCAGAGCATGAAAACAGTGTGTGAAAAATATCAGTAAACAGGGTGAACCTGATATTGCTGCGTGTTGATGAATAGGTCGATGAATAAAAAGAGGGGCAGAGCGTGTTTGAAGACGCAAAAAGCGCCTTCAAACAGTCAGGTCAGTTATCGGTTTAGGTAACTCACCCTCGGAGGTTACTACAGCGCACGTGCAACAATTTCTTTCATGATCTCGTTGGTGCCTGCATAAATTTTCTGAACACGTGAATCTGCCCAGGCTCGTGCAATCGGGTATTCCCACATATAACCGTAGCCACCAAACAACTGCATACACTCATCCATTACTTTGCATTGAAGGTCTGTGGTCCATTGCTTCAAAGCGGCTGCCGTTGGTACGTCGAGTTTGCCTTCAAGATGAAGCTCCAGACAGCGGTCAAGGAAACAACGACCGGCCATGGTATCTGCGGTTAACTCCGCCAACTTAAAGCGCGTGTTTTGATAGTTCATCACCGGCTTGCCAAAGGCTTTACGCTCTTTAACGTATTCTTTGGTCCATTCAATGGCGGTCTCGGCTGCAGCGACTGCAGTTAAACCTACCAATAAACGCTCTTGTGGTAATTCCTGCATCAGGTAGATAAAGCCTTGGCCTTCACCGCCAAGTAGGTTTTCTTTTGGTACTTTAACGTCCTGGAAGAACAGCTCTGAGGTGTCCTGAGCTTTCATGCCCACTTTATCGAGATTCTGGCCTTTCTCGAACCCTTCTGAGTCGGCTTCAACCACCAAAAGACTGGTCCCTTTAGCGCCTTCAGCCGGATCTGTCTTGGCAACCACGATCACAATGTCAGCTAATTGACCATTGGTGATGAAGGTCTTAGAACCGTTCAACAGGTAGTGATCCCCTTTATCAATGGCGGTTGATTTAACACCTTGTAAATCTGAACCAGCACCTGGCTCAGTCATAGCAATAGCGCCAACCATTTCACCGCTGATCAGCTTAGGAATGTATTTTTGTTTGAGTTCTTCACTGCCGTAGTGAAGGATATAAGGGGCAACGATGTCTGAGTGCAGAGGGAAACCGATACCGCTACAGCCTGAACGTGCAATTTCTTCAATAACAATGGCGCTGTAGCGGAAGTCACAGCCAATGCCGCCGTATTGCTCAGGCATGGTGGCGCACAACATGCCTAACTCACCGGCTTTGTGCCAAAGGTTACGATCCACCTGACCGTCTTTTTCCCATTGCGGATGATAGGGAACGGCTTCTTGTTCCAGGAATTTTCTAACAACATCACGAAAGGCTTCATGGTCGGAATCAAATAATGTACGAGGGATCATTTTGGCTCTCCTTTACGATTTAATTCAGTGTTGCAAGCTACTGGATTTCGAACAATTGCCATTTTTCTCTGATTTATTGACCTCAATGCTCAGTGTTGAATTGCAGAGAATAGAAATCAGGTCTCAAAGTTTGTTTAAAAGTGGGGGGAGAGTCTTGAATTAGCGGTACATATCTATAATGTTGCTCTTCTCCAACATGGTTGGTAATGCTTTGCTAAGCTCTAAGATGGTTAAGCGTTTTTATAAAGACATAATTTGATTAATTTTTGATTTTTTTTGGCGAAATGGATGGCTGACAAACCTATTAGTGAACCCCTCACGGCATTGCTTATTGAACCTTCCCACATCGTTCAACAAGTTGTTGCGTCAATTCTACAGCGACATGGTTTTCACGTAGATACCTGCAAGAAAGCAGAAGATGCCTTCCGGTTGTCCGAAGAAAATAAATACGATCTGGTGTGTGTTGCGCTTTTACTTCCTGATGCTTCTGGTTTGGATGTGTGCCGTAAAGTTCGTTCCATGTCGCAAGCCAAACGGAATACCCCGGTCGTTATGATTACCTCCGAAGACGATAAAAATACGTTACTTGGGGTACTGAAGGCTGGTGCTACAGAGATTTTCAAGAAGAATGATTTGGTCGGATTTGATAATTATCTGACTCAATTCGTATGGACGACCAACGAGTCCAAATCGCTGTATGGCAAAGTGTTATACGTTGAAGATTCCCGAGCTATTTCTGAGATGGTCGTTGCATTGTTAAAGCTCAACAGGATGGAAGTGGATCACTATACCAATGCCGAGGATGCTTACGATGCGTTCCAGAACAATGAATATGACCTAGTCATTGTGGACATCATTCTGGAAGGGGAAATGACGGGCTCACAACTGGCTCAAAGCATCAGACGAGATATTTCCAAACGCACGGTTCCGATTCTCGCCATTTCAGGCGTAGAAGACTCGGCTCGTCGAGTGTCTATGTTAAAGTCTGGTGTGAATGATTTTGTTGCTAAGCCGATCATGAATGATGAACTCATGGCTCGGGTTCAGAATTTGATTCGCTCTAAGAAACTGTTTGATCGGGTACAGGAGCAGCAAGAAATTCTTCGCGAACTTGCGATGAAAGATCAATTAACCGGCTTGTATAACCGTCATTTCCTGATGGAAGTAGGTCCGAAACGGATCAAGGAAGCGCAGCGTCATAAACAACCGCTAAGCATGGTGGTTGTTGATCTGGATAAATTCAAGCTGATCAATGATACCCACGGTCATACGACCGGAGATATTGTGCTGAAAGAAGTGGGTGCTTTGTTACAACGTTTGTGTCGTAAAGAAGACATCGCTTCTCGTTTCGGCGGTGAAGAATTTGTGTTGATCATGCCTCATTGTGATCTTATTTCTGCCGTTGATAAGGCTGAGAAAATTCGAAAAGCAATTATTAATCTAAAGCCCGCTGGATTGGAAATCTCAGCGAGCTTTGGGGTATCTGCGTTGGCTTCAAAAGATGAAGATATCAGCGATCTTTTTGATCGTGCGGATCAGGCGGTGTATCAATCCAAGAATGGCGGACGCAATTGCGTTACGGCAGTTTAAGACGCGCTGTGTTTCAAATGCGTCTTTCGCTCAGTTCACCAGATTAGGCATAGCAGAGCGCTATGCCTTGGATTCTCTTCTCGAACGCCACCAGTTAGCCAGTTTTGTGCCTTGTACAAACACTTGTTTGTAATGGCTCGGCAGTATTCTCTGTAGAATATCCATCGCGTAGGCATCCATCCCGATCAAGGCACGTTCTTTGTTATTCAAAACCGCCGATAAGATGGTTTCTGCCGCTTCTTCTGGGGTGGTGTGAGCGTAATCGTCAAAGCGATCTCTTAACTCTTCCGCATGGTAGAGGTGAGAAGTTTTCCCCATACGCCCATTTTGAGCAATGTTGGTTTTAATTCCGCTTGGGAAAACACAGGTACACTCGATGTTTGATCCTTCAATACGCAGCTCTTCTTGCAGTGATTCTGTAAAGCCTCGAACGGCAAATTTAGATGCGTTGTAGGCTGATTGCGTTGGTACAGCGTAAAGACCAAAGACACTGGAGACGTTAACGATGTGCGCGTCTGTGGATTGCTTCAGATAGGGAAGGAATTCTTTGGTTCCGTAAACAACGCCCCAGAAATTGATGTTCATGAGCCATTCGAAGTTGTCATAGCTCATTTGATCGATGTTTTCAGCTAAGGCAACACCTGCATTGTTGATGACCAAATTGATGCCTTTGTGTTGCTTCATAACGTCTTGGGCAAAGGTGGCAACCGCCTTTTGATTGGAAACGTCCAGAATGTGTTGAGTAATTTTAACGCCGGTATGAGACAGATTGTCCGTAACTTTCTGAAGCGCTTTTTCATTAATGTCTGCTAACGCAAGATTGCATCCTTTGCGAGCCAATGATTCTGCCAAAGCGGCGCCAATTCCTGATGCGGCACCTGTGATGGCGGCTACTTTATTTCTGAAGTTGTGCATACTATTCCCTAAGAAAACATCCTGATTTTATTAAGATTCTCGTTTTTCGGCCGATGTATGTTTTTAGATTAACCAAGCACGGCCCAATTGCTTGGTCTAATCTTGACTGTGAAGCGCTTACCAAATTATTGAGTTTAGATGTTTTTTTGAGAGAAGAGTATGCAGTGGTTTTATAAACTGAGTGTAAAAATAAAAATTTATCTGATTGCTTTCGCCGCGATAGTCGGTTTTGTAGTGTATTTCGTTGCTAACTACATGATGGCGTCCTCCCAAGGGGTTCTTGTTGGTCAGATACAAGAAAAATCCTTTCCTCTTCTTCAAATTGCGGAACGATCAAAAGTTCGGCTTGAACGTATCCAGGAAATGCTTGCCAGTGCTGTTTCAGCCGGGGAGACCGATATCCTGGATAATGCCAATCAACAGAAACAGCAATTGCTGGATGACCTGAAAGAAGCTCAAAAGCTCGACCCAGAAGGGTTGGCTAATCAAATTAGCGCGACTTTCTCGCAATACTACAAAACTGCTCACTCTATCTCAGCCTCCATGATTGATGGTTCTGCAGATTTTTCTGCGTTGTCCTCTCAAACAGAGAACATGACGACCCTTTTGCAAAAGACCTCAGAGCTGCTTGATCAATTCAGAGATTCAAATAACGACGCGTTTATTAGCATGGTTGATGAAGCCAAAGCGCTGAGTGATAAGATGCTGTTGGCGGGTGTGACGATTGGCGTGATTACTTTCTTCTTCATTCTGGTGATCTCCATGTTCATTTCCAGAAGCTTATGTAACAGCATCAATGAAGTGGTGAGTTCATTAAAAGACATTGCTCAGGAGAATGGCGATTTAACTGTTCAATTATCTACTCGCTCAGAAGATGAAATTGGTCACCTGGTGCATTGGTTTAACTTGTTTGTTGCCAAATTGAGAGGGGTTATTGGTCAGGTTGTGAATGCGGCAGGACCACTCAACGAGTTGTCTGGTCAGCTGAACAGCTTGATGGAACATGTGAACCAAAGTATTGAGTCACAACGTCAGTCCGCAGAAAGTTCCAAAAACGCAGTGGATATGATGCAAGAGAGTATGAACTCGATCGTACATGATACCGGTGCAGGGGTGGAATGTGCTCAGGATGCCAACTCAGAAGCTAAACAGGGCCAGCAGGTGGTGGGTCAGACCGTTGATGCCATCAGAACCCTGGCAACTGGTGTGGCTGAAGCATCTGAAGTGATTCGTAAACTGGAAGCCGATACGGATCAGGTTCGTAATGTACTTGGCGTAATTAAAGGCATTGCGGATCAGACCAACCTGTTGGCATTAAACGCTGCGATTGAAGCCGCAAGGGCTGGAGAGCAAGGCCGTGGCTTTGCCGTGGTTGCCGATGAAGTTCGTTCTCTTGCGTCTAAAACACAAGAATCAACAGAAGAAATTAATGTTACAATCAACAACCTGATTTCCGCGTCTAAGGAAGCTGTCTCTGTGATGGAGAAAGGGACAGAACAAGCGCAAGTCAGTGTGTCAAACTCTGAACAGGCAGGGCAATCGTTAGAAAAAATCTCTGAAGCTGTTCAATCCATCAATGAGATGAATCATCGCATTTCCGATGCTGTTTCAAGTCAGCAAAAACTTTCCGCCGATATTGTACACTCGGTTGGAAATATTCTGGTGCAAACAGAGGAAACCGCTGATAAGTCTTCGTCTTTGGGAAGTCTGGCCAGTGAACTGAACGAAGTTTCGGGCGAAATGGCCAAGATTACTCAACAATTCAAAATATAAAATGAAAGTGAAAGTTCCTGTACTTGGACGTAGGTGATGGCCATGTTGGCTTTGCCTACGTTTCAAAAATCTAATAGATATCTGGATTTCTTTATAAAAACAAAAGGTTGTCTATAGTTATTTGATGCTATGGATCGCTTGAGTCTAGATCAGGAAGTGTATAAACGGCTCTCAACTTACTAAATACGTCAGGGTATGTATTGGTGCAAGTGAATGTATTAGTACACCTGACAGAAAAGGATAGCGATAACGAGGGGCTTATTAAGAGGTTCCCTTTGTTTATTGATTCTTTATAGGTTAATTGAGGAGAAGCATATGCGATTGAGATCGCAAGCATTAGCGGTAGCTATTAGTGCATTAGGTATCGCTCAACCCATTCATGCAATTGAATTGGATTTTAATGGATTCATTTCTGTGGGTGGCGGGATTGCAGATAACGACGAGCTGAATTTGGATGTGGATTACGATGAGGATGTGAGCTTCAATGAAGACTCCATTCTGGGTATCCAAACCACTGCGCCAATTAATGACAAAATCAGTTTCACAGCCCAGCTCGTTGCGCGTGGCAAGGAAGACTATGATGTTTCTGCAGAATGGGCCTTCCTGAAATTTGAAGCCAATGATGAGTTTTATGCTCGTGCCGGTCGTTTAAGGGCTCCGTTCTTTGCCTATTCGGAATCAATCGAAGTTGGCTATTCGTATCACTGGATTCGACCGCCTTCAGAAGTATATCGCCTGCCTTTCTCTTCCATTGATGGTGTCGATGCCAACTATACCACGTGGTTAACTGATGACTGGCAGTTCACTTCCCAGGTGTATTTTGGCACCTTCAGTGATGACGTAGACATCTTTGGTCTTGAAAGCGATCTTGATTTGAGAAACGGCACAGGCCTTGTTTTATCTGCAAACTACGATTGGCTAACCTTGCGTGGCAGTGTGCATTACGCCGAAATAACGGTGACCAACTCGGACTTTGATACTTTGGATGCTGCACTTCGTGGCGCAG includes the following:
- a CDS encoding PilT/PilU family type 4a pilus ATPase, with the protein product MDVTRYLSYMVEKDASDIFFAANAPVLLRVNNETRPINPDTILDAQDVKDMAYSLLTEQLIERFEKELELNAGISVDDIGRFRVSLLKQRKQVSAVIRLIHSEPPTVEELHLPSILKTLAEERRGLILVAGATASGKSSTLAAMLNHRNESSHGHILTIEDPIEYLHSYKKCIVNQRELGVDTHSYAEALKNAVRDAPDVILIGEIRDQVTMQNAITFAETGHLCLATIHASNAIETLDRAVNFFPEAYHHQVLMDLSRNLNAIICQRLIRGEKSLWPAIELIQNSPYIQELIQKGEFDQIREAISRRTQDKDKAITFDNSLISLYLDGRITKEEAIASADSKHNMAVQLRLLDERGNHRSV
- a CDS encoding acyl-CoA dehydrogenase family protein, which codes for MIPRTLFDSDHEAFRDVVRKFLEQEAVPYHPQWEKDGQVDRNLWHKAGELGMLCATMPEQYGGIGCDFRYSAIVIEEIARSGCSGIGFPLHSDIVAPYILHYGSEELKQKYIPKLISGEMVGAIAMTEPGAGSDLQGVKSTAIDKGDHYLLNGSKTFITNGQLADIVIVVAKTDPAEGAKGTSLLVVEADSEGFEKGQNLDKVGMKAQDTSELFFQDVKVPKENLLGGEGQGFIYLMQELPQERLLVGLTAVAAAETAIEWTKEYVKERKAFGKPVMNYQNTRFKLAELTADTMAGRCFLDRCLELHLEGKLDVPTAAALKQWTTDLQCKVMDECMQLFGGYGYMWEYPIARAWADSRVQKIYAGTNEIMKEIVARAL
- a CDS encoding diguanylate cyclase, whose protein sequence is MADKPISEPLTALLIEPSHIVQQVVASILQRHGFHVDTCKKAEDAFRLSEENKYDLVCVALLLPDASGLDVCRKVRSMSQAKRNTPVVMITSEDDKNTLLGVLKAGATEIFKKNDLVGFDNYLTQFVWTTNESKSLYGKVLYVEDSRAISEMVVALLKLNRMEVDHYTNAEDAYDAFQNNEYDLVIVDIILEGEMTGSQLAQSIRRDISKRTVPILAISGVEDSARRVSMLKSGVNDFVAKPIMNDELMARVQNLIRSKKLFDRVQEQQEILRELAMKDQLTGLYNRHFLMEVGPKRIKEAQRHKQPLSMVVVDLDKFKLINDTHGHTTGDIVLKEVGALLQRLCRKEDIASRFGGEEFVLIMPHCDLISAVDKAEKIRKAIINLKPAGLEISASFGVSALASKDEDISDLFDRADQAVYQSKNGGRNCVTAV
- a CDS encoding SDR family NAD(P)-dependent oxidoreductase; translated protein: MHNFRNKVAAITGAASGIGAALAESLARKGCNLALADINEKALQKVTDNLSHTGVKITQHILDVSNQKAVATFAQDVMKQHKGINLVINNAGVALAENIDQMSYDNFEWLMNINFWGVVYGTKEFLPYLKQSTDAHIVNVSSVFGLYAVPTQSAYNASKFAVRGFTESLQEELRIEGSNIECTCVFPSGIKTNIAQNGRMGKTSHLYHAEELRDRFDDYAHTTPEEAAETILSAVLNNKERALIGMDAYAMDILQRILPSHYKQVFVQGTKLANWWRSRRESKA
- a CDS encoding methyl-accepting chemotaxis protein, with the translated sequence MQWFYKLSVKIKIYLIAFAAIVGFVVYFVANYMMASSQGVLVGQIQEKSFPLLQIAERSKVRLERIQEMLASAVSAGETDILDNANQQKQQLLDDLKEAQKLDPEGLANQISATFSQYYKTAHSISASMIDGSADFSALSSQTENMTTLLQKTSELLDQFRDSNNDAFISMVDEAKALSDKMLLAGVTIGVITFFFILVISMFISRSLCNSINEVVSSLKDIAQENGDLTVQLSTRSEDEIGHLVHWFNLFVAKLRGVIGQVVNAAGPLNELSGQLNSLMEHVNQSIESQRQSAESSKNAVDMMQESMNSIVHDTGAGVECAQDANSEAKQGQQVVGQTVDAIRTLATGVAEASEVIRKLEADTDQVRNVLGVIKGIADQTNLLALNAAIEAARAGEQGRGFAVVADEVRSLASKTQESTEEINVTINNLISASKEAVSVMEKGTEQAQVSVSNSEQAGQSLEKISEAVQSINEMNHRISDAVSSQQKLSADIVHSVGNILVQTEETADKSSSLGSLASELNEVSGEMAKITQQFKI